The Acinetobacter calcoaceticus sequence CAAGCGCAATCACAAACGTACAAGACCCTAAATTTACGAGTCAGTATGCTGAGTTGTTTTTGATTCAGTAGATGCGTTATGGAAATCTTTCTTTATACCTTAAGTGTGATGTATAGCCCCGGCCCAGTAAATTTCATGGGTTTGAATGCGGGACTTACAGGACAGTTCAAAAAAACGATTTATTTTTTTATGGGTGTCGGCTGTGCAATGCTGATGTTATTCATGATTTTTGGATACGCAGGTGCGGCTATCATTCCACAAAAAGCCCTGCACTATATTGCCTTGCTCGGCGCATGTTATACATTTTATCTTGCGTTTCAGATGTTAAAGGCAGATATCGATATTAATAATGAAGCCACTGAAATTCAGACACTTTCTTTCTGGAATGGCTTTTGGATACAAACTTTAAATCCAAAAGGGATTTTGGTTATTTTGCCAGTAACCACGATCATGTACCCAACAGCACACATCACTGGTATTCAAATCTTCTTAGTATCGTTGCTCATTTCGATTGGTGCAGCGGGTGCGCCCTGTCTTTACTCTTGGGCAGGTGCAATGTTAGGCAAAAAAATTAAAAATAAAATTTGGTTTAATCGTTTAAATAAAACCATGGCAATGATGCTAATCATCTCTGGCATATTTATGCTTTACGATTTCTTGAAAGGCATGAATCTAGTTTGAGACAAAGTCTATGTCAGTCTAAACAGGCTGACTTTTACATAACCTGTTTAGGAAGATAACTTATTGATCATCCGCCATCTGGCTGGAGTCAAGCCAAATGCTTTTAGAAAATGACGTGTCATGTGGCTTTGATCAAAAAATCCAGCAATTAATGAAGCTTGAGTTAATGATTCGCCATACATCAGGCACGACTTTACAACTTCCAGCCTACGCATGGTCATATACCGATGGGGACTTGTACCAAATAGCAGTCGAAAGTCGCGTGAAAGGCTCCAACGGTCTCGTCCAACATTTTTTTCAATATCATCTAAAGAGATATTTTCATACAAAGAGGCATGTATAAATTCTCTAGCGCGCTCCGCTGCAACATAGTCATACGAATGAGACGTTCTCTGTTTTTTATCAGAAATTTCATAAAGTGCAGTTGCTAAATCATATAAAGCATCTTGGTTTTCTAAAGCATCGATATGTTGGTCTATTCCTTGCAATAAAACATCTGTTGCCTTAAATAAGCGAGGGTCCTGACTCAAGCCATTTTCAAAAAATGGTAAAGGTTTGCCATTCATAATTTCTTGTAGTGTGGCAGGTTCTACGTACACCATCCGATATCTAAAACCATCTTGTGAACCTGCTTCTCCATCATGTTTCTCATCAGGATGTAAAACCATGGTCATTCCCGGCAAGCTATGTTTCATCTCTCCCCGATAATGAAAACTTTGAACACCGGTTAATGTTCGACCAATTGCAAATGTATCATGGCGATGCGATTCGTAAGCATGATCTGTAAAAAATGCTTCGATTCGTTCCAGACTATTAGAATCAGTGTTCCTGACAATCCAATCATTTGTATTGGGCAGTTCAATCACATATTCACCAAAATTTTATACTTTTTAAGCAAAATTGAGTATACAAGTTATATTGCCAAATTGGCTCATCTGCAACACATTCGGTTAATCACAAGACATATAGGTCAATAATATTTTTCTTATTTTTAATATCAGGTCCTGATTTATCGACATAATATTAACTAACCGCTCTATTATTATCTTTTACCCTTATCTCATTTTCATAATACTTAATAAGATTAATTAATAATATCTAATAAAAATAAATATGGCTTATTGATTAAAAAATTATATATAAATAGATAATCCTTATTTTTGCTTATATTTAAAACGGCGTAAATTGAACAATAACAATCTGAATCAAAGATAAGGATATTTTCAATGAATGCTAAATTAAATACAGAAGCCCCTCAAAGCTTTATCTCAGATGGTTCAAATACATCCTTTTCAACTAAAGATATTCTTTCTAAAGCACAGCAATATGCACAAGCGCATGAACTTAATTTTAGTGGAAGTTTATCACCCAACGACGCATGGCAGCTCGTTCAAAATGGTCAAGCTGTTTTAGTTGATGTACGCACCAATGAAGAACGCAAATTTGTAGGATATATTCCTGAAAGTATTCATGTTGCATGGGCAACAGGCACCTCTTTCAATCGTAATCCACGCTTTTTAAAAGAACTCGAATCGAAAGTTGGAAAAGATAAAACCATTCTTTTGTTATGTCGTAGTGGTAACCGTTCAGCACTCGCAGCCGAAGCCGCATTTAATGCCGGTTTTGAGCACATTTATAACGTTCTTGAAGGCTTTGAAGGTGACCTAGACGATCAGCAGCAGCGTAATCAAAAGAATGGCTGGCGTATTCATCAACTCCCTTGGCAACAAGACTAAAACTTCAACACATTTTCAGTGAATCAAGGAAAGCTTGTGACTCAATGGAACATTAATGCTGTTGTACAGGGTTTACAACAAGCAAGGCATGACTGGCGTCAGCAACAGCACAGAATCAAAGAATTCGGTGGCCGTGAACTTCCATCTAAAGAAGCTTTAAAAGCCATTTTAGATGATCTCTGCGGCATTTTATTTCCAATGCGTTTAGGTCCTGCTGACTTACGCCAAGAAACTGAAGACTCTTATATTGCCTATACCTTAAATCGGGTACTGACTGCATTACATGCTCAAGTACAACTGGCTTTAAATTATGAGGCAAAGCGTCATTTGGGTCATTTAAGTGCAACCCAACAGCCACAAGAGCTTGCTCAAAATATTGTTCAAGATTTTGCTAATACTTTGCCTTCCATACGACGACTTTTAGATGGAGATGTACGTGCGGCCTACGAAGGTGATCCAGCGGCACATAGCGTAGACGAAGTATTACTCTGCTATCCGGGCATATTTGCGATTATTCATCACCGAATTGCACATCAGCTCTATGCCCAAGTGCCACTATTGTCTCGCATTATTTCTGAGTTAGCACACTCTGCAACGGGAATTGATATCCACCCAGGTGCGCAAATTGGAAAGGGCTTTTTTATAGACCATGGTACTGGTGTAGTAATTGGGGAAACTAGTGTGATTGGGGAGCGTGTCCGTATTTATCAAGCTGTAACACTTGGGGCAAAACGCTTTGAAACTACTGATGATGGTGCTTTGAAAAAAGATTATACGCGCCATCCAATTGTTGAAGATGAAGTCGTGATCTATGCAGGTGCCACTATTTTAGGCCGTATTACGATTGGTCGAGGGTCCATTATTGGGGGAAATGTCTGGCTGACACATAGTATTGCCGCAGGTAGCCAGATTTTACAGTCACCAAATGAGTCTTATCAAAAAAATCATATTGCCGGTTAAAAACTATAGATGTGAAATAAATAGATAAGGAGACAAATAAATATTAAGAGCTAACTTAAATTAATTTAATGCTTATTTCTCATTTAAATATATTTTTATTTTAAATATAGATTTTTAATTAATAAGCCACTATTCAAAGTTTATAAAACCTTTTTATTTTTAAAACCAGAACTAATTCTAGTTTATAGCAACACTAGAGTTTTTAATTTTTTGATTTAACCAAGCCACTGTAATAAGGAAAAATGATTCATGGCGAAAAATACTGATAAAGCACAACTTGCGCTGGGGGACCATGCAGCTCGCCAACTGGCCAATGCAACCAAGACAGCTCCTCAACTTTCTACAATTACTCCCAGATGGCTAACTCACTTACTTCAATGGCTTCCTGTTGAAGCAGGTATTTATCGTCTAAACCGTGTGAATAATACCGATGACATTCAAGTGGCTTGCACACAACGTGATGAAGCGACTTTACCTCAAACTTTTGTTGATTATGACCCACAGCCACGCGAATACTTTTTAAATGGTGTATCGACTGTTCTGGATGTACATACACGTGTTGCTGACCTTTACAGCAGCCCACACGATCAAATTAAAGAACAGCTTCGTTTAACGATTGAAACCATTAAAGAACGTCAAGAAAGTGAGCTTATCAATAACCCTGAATACGGTTTACTGGCAAGTGTGACAGATGACCAACGTATTTCGACTTTAAATGGCCCACCGACCCCAGATGATTTAGATGATTTATTACGTAAAGTCTGGAAAGAACCCGGCTTTTTTCTTGCCCATCCAGATGCGATTTCAGCTTTTGGCCGCGAATGTACACGCCGTGGCGTACCGCCTCCAACAGTGAGTTTATTCGGTTCACAATTTATTACATGGCGCGGGATTCCCCTTATTCCATCTAATAAAATTCCGGTAGAAGATGGCAAAACTAAAATCTTACTGCTTCGTGTCGGTGAAAAACGTCAAGGTATTGTCGGCTTATTCCAACCGGGGCTTGCAGGTGAACAGTCACCGGGGCTTTCAGTGCGTTTTATGGGCATTAACCGTAACGCGATTGCATCTTATCTCATCTCTTTATATTGCTCGCTTGCAGTATTGACTGATGATGCTTTGGCAGTATTAGATGATGTGGAGGTGGACAAATATCATGACTACCCAGTTAACTACAAGTAATCTGCAAGGTAGTCCAACAGGGTCGGAATTGGCTGGTGCTCACCCACCATCCAACTTCCCCGATGAATCTACCATTGCCCGTCTTGCCAATGAGTTTTTTTCAGCATTGCCAAGTTCAGGCAGTTCGGCTTCTTCATCGGGACTCAATCTGGACTTACCTGTGGGTACACCACCACATCCACCACAACCGGGTGAACCATTTTCGGCACTCAGTGGTCGCGCACCTAATATCGCCTTTCAGAAAAGTCTTAATCCGGAATATCCTGAGCATATTCCAAATTTGCCAGACTATCCTGAACGTCGGATTGTCGCTTCTGCACCTGTGGTTGGTGGTGCAAATTTACCTCGTCCTCCATTTGAGCCACATTTGCCACAAGCTGTTCATAGTGAGCCGAATGTGCCACGTATTGAACCAAACTTACCGACGGGTGCTGGTGAATCACCTTATTATTTTTTAAATGATTTTTCTGTTCCAAATGCAGCAGAACCTTCTGTTACTGGTGTTGAAGATAACTATTCAATTGCGCAGTCTTTTCAGTTGCCGCATGGCAACCAGCTAAAGTCTTTACTCATTGAAGATCGTTTTGCAGCTGACACACCAGCAAAAACCCCACCAAGCTCTGGATTTTACTTTTTAGACTTACCACAAAGCGGGCAAAGTTATAGTCACTATCAACCATCTCAACCTACCTTTGTAGCAAGTAGTGCTCAGCCCTTAGATGTGCATGCCATTCGTCGTGATTTCCCAATTTTGCAGGAACGCGTCAATGGTCGCCCACTGGTCTGGTTTGACAATGCTGCAACTACACAAAAACCGCAGCGTGTGATTGATCGAATTGCTTATTTTTATCAGCATGAAAACTCGAACATTCACCGTGCTGCACATGAGTTGGCTGCTCGTGCAACCGACGCCTATGAACATGCACGAAATGTAGTTGCCCGTTTTATTGGTGCACCCTCTTCCAAAGAAATTATCTTTGTTCGAGGAACCACTGAAGGCATTAACCTGATTGCAAAAACATGGGGTGAACAAAATATTGGTGAAGGTGATGAAATTATTGTTTCTCACTTAGAACACCATGCCAATATTGTGCCTTGGTATCAACTCACTAAAAAAACTGGAGCAAAATTACGAGTCATTCCTGTTGATGACACGGGTCAAATTATTTTAGAAGAGCTGCCAAAACTGATTAATGAACGCACTAAACTGCTGTCTATTACTCAAGTGTCTAATGCTTTGGGAACAGTTACCCCTGTTGCTGAAGTCATTAAAATTGCCCATGCCAAAGGTGTACGGGTTTTAGTGGACGGCGCTCAATCTGTTTCGCATATACCCACTGATGTTCAGGCCCTTGATGCAGACTTTTTTGTGTTCTCTGGGCATAAAGTGTTTGGTCCAACAGGTATTGGTGCAGTCTATGCGAAACCAGAACTGTTAGAAACCATGCCAGTTTGGGAAGGTGGCGGCAACATGATTCAGGACGTCACCTTTGAACAGGTGGTTTACCAACCTGCACCAAACAAGTTTGAAGCTGGAACTGGAAACATTGCTGATGCAGTCGGTTTAGGGGCAGCACTTGAATATGTAGAAAGTTTAGGTATTCATAACATTGCAAGCTATGAACATGATTTGCTTGAATATGGTCAAAATGCGCTTAGCAGTGTGTCTGGTTTACGCCTCATCGGAACTGCTCACAATAAAGCCAGTGTCATGTCGTTTACGTTACAAGGTTATTCAACTGAACAGGTTGGTAAGGCTTTAAACCAACATGGTATTGCTGTACGTTCAGGTCATCACTGTGCACAGCCAATTTTACGTCGTTTTGGTGTGGAACAAACCGTGCGCCCGTCTTTAGCTTTTTATAATACAACTGAAGAAATTGATTTATTGGTGTCTGTTTTACACCAGTTAACACGTAATAAGCGTACTGTTTAAATCTATTTTTGAAAAAAGACTGCTTTTGAGCAGTCTTTTTTATGGGTTATTTACTAAAATTTCTCGAGCAAAAGGTCATCAGCAATAAGAATGAATCAAAGTGATTGTCGTAGCGGAGTCTTATTATTTTAAATTCGATTTCTGATTAGCCTTCGGCTCGTGCTAAGAGTCATCTACAGCCTACCCATAATTTATAAAAATAATGTTTTCGCAACATTTCCTGATAGATGAAAACAGTTAACAGGTTCTGTAAATGACAAAGTTTTTTGGTTACTTTTTCCAAAAAAAGTAACAGAATTAGCTACTTTCTATTGGTGTATAAACGATAAGACTCCGCCTTGAACACTATAAGCAATCTAAAATCGTACTTCTGCAACCCCACTAAATACTCTCGGCAATTAAACAAACAATCCCCAAATCAATCTCAATGCAATCCCAATTAACAACAGCCCCATCACCCTCTCAAAATAAACACCAAACTCCAAAAATCGTTTACGTACTATTGGATGAGCAAACATTACACTCACCACCATAAACCAGATCGCATTAACCAGACACATCCATACACCATAAAAGATCTGAACTTTCATGGGGGTTGTTACACTCACAATCGTAGTGAAAATCGCCAGAAAAAAGATCGTGGCTTTTGGATTCAATGCATTGGTGAGAAAACCCATCGTAAAGGCTTTAAATAAACTCGGAGTATCTGTATCTGCTTGATCATTAATCTCAATATTGCTATTCGGCTGACTACGCAAACATTGCCATCCTAAATACAGCAAATAAGCCGCTCCCGCTGTTCTGATAAGAGACATGAGCCATTCGCTTTGTTGAATCAAAAAACCAATGCCAACAAGCGTATAAAACACATGAACCGAAATTCCAACACCAATACCAATCGCAGTCAGACATCCAATTAAGTAGCCATAACGTACACTTTGTCTTACCGTAACCACAAAATCTGGTCCCGGTAAAATCACTGCCAAAAAGTGAATGAGTGCCAGTGTTAAAAACTCATGCCCATACAACTGCCACATTTATTCAGTCTCCTTGGCAACGCCATAGCTAACACTGAGCTTTCCTTTCTTAATCTGATAGGACTGAATTTCTATAAAACCAATATCCCCCAATGCTGCAACATGAGTCCCGCCACATGGAAATGCAGAAAACTCACCAAAACCGATTTCACGAAAACCATCTGCATGTTGCTGAAGATTGGCTGGTAAATTAGCCTGAATATATTGTAAACAATGCTGTTCAAGCATTTGAGCATCTAACTGCTGAGCTGTATCCAAAGCAATGAACTGAACTCGTGCATCATGTGGCCAGTGTTGTGCTTTTACAGCTTGCCAGCCAAATAGATGCATTACATGTCCAAGCAAATGCCCTGCTGAATGTAAGCGGCTATGATAATGACGTACTGCTTCATCCACTTGTGCAAAAGCCACTCCCAACTCAACAGGTTGTGTGCAGTAATGAATAATTTCCCCTTGTTCAATCGCTACATGCACTACATCAACTTCTGCGATTTTGCCCGTATCACTCGGTTGACCGCCACCTTGAGGATGAAATGGGGTTGCCGATAAATGCACGGCAAAACGCCCATCTTCACAAGAATTACACGCTAGAACTTCAACCTCAGCGGCAAGAGCACCTGTTAAATACAATGCTTGCGTCATACTTTTCTACATACACGTTAAGATGAAAAAGATTGTATTGCGATTTCTTAAACGCGATAATCCACTCTAAATCCAAATAACTTTTGCCTCATGAGCACAAATCAAAGTTTAGTTCTTTTAAATGAAATGGCGACTTTCGTTAAAGTGGTCGAGTCAGGGAGTTTTTCTGAAACGGCTCGACAACTCGGTACTACACCATCTGCGATAAGCCGTGCGATTGCTCGCTTAGAACGTGCTTTAGGAACCCGCTTACTTTATCGAACCACACGAAAGCTTCGTTTGAGTGAAAGTGGTCAACAGGTCTATCAACGTTGTTTAGATATGGTCAATGCGGCACAGGCAGTGATGGAAAGTTCGGGCCAATTTCATGTTGAACCGCAAGGAATCATTCGTCTGAGTGTTCCAAAAGCCGTTGGACATTTTATGATTCATCCACATTTACCTGAGTTTTTAGAACGTTATCCAAAAATTGATATTCAAATGCTTTTAGAAGACCGTTACGTTGACTTAATTGATGATGAAGTTGATTTAGCGCTTCGAATTACAGAGCAACCCTCTGGCGGCCTAATGGGACGAAAACTCATTGATATCTATCACTTGATTTGTGCTACTCCTGAATATTTAGAAAAACATGGCATACCAACCCATCCTCATGACTTAAAACAGCATGAATGTATCTATTTGGGTGAACAAATCAGTGATTCAAAATGGAAATTTCAACAAGGGAATAAGTCGATTAGTGTTGCCGTGCGGGGCCGCTATGCTGCAAATCATACTGGTGTTCGTTTAAGCGCAGCCCTACAGCATTTAGGAGTAGCCAGCTTACCCTACTTTGTTGCGCGCCATGCTTTACAACAACAGACTTTGGTTCAAGTTTTACCCGACTGGGATTTTAAGACCTATTACAGCGGTGGGCTGTGGTTACTCTATCCGCCAACACGCCACGTACCGCCTAAATTAAGTGTATTTATTCAATATTTGGCAGATAAATTGGCAGCAGAGCCGACTTTATTTAAGTTCAAATAATATAGAATCGAGGAATTAACAACGATAGAATCCTACCTTTCTATCTCTAAAGCAATCAGCTAATTCTGTTACTTTTTTGGAAAAAGTAACCAAAAAACTTCTTCATCTACAGAACCTGACCACTGTTTCCATCTATAAAAAATATTGCAAACACATTATCTTTATAAATTATGGGCAGGCTGTAGATGAATACTAGCTCGAGCAAATCCTATCTAGAGTCCTCTTTATTAGAATTATTCAACCAATAAATCTTTTGGATTAATCGTATCGCCATAGACTGGTTTTAAAGTTTTTTGATAGGCCTGATGAATCACGCCTTCTTTTGCCAGTTTCTCTAAATCTTGATTCAACCAGT is a genomic window containing:
- a CDS encoding LysE family translocator; this translates as MEIFLYTLSVMYSPGPVNFMGLNAGLTGQFKKTIYFFMGVGCAMLMLFMIFGYAGAAIIPQKALHYIALLGACYTFYLAFQMLKADIDINNEATEIQTLSFWNGFWIQTLNPKGILVILPVTTIMYPTAHITGIQIFLVSLLISIGAAGAPCLYSWAGAMLGKKIKNKIWFNRLNKTMAMMLIISGIFMLYDFLKGMNLV
- a CDS encoding AraC family transcriptional regulator translates to MIELPNTNDWIVRNTDSNSLERIEAFFTDHAYESHRHDTFAIGRTLTGVQSFHYRGEMKHSLPGMTMVLHPDEKHDGEAGSQDGFRYRMVYVEPATLQEIMNGKPLPFFENGLSQDPRLFKATDVLLQGIDQHIDALENQDALYDLATALYEISDKKQRTSHSYDYVAAERAREFIHASLYENISLDDIEKNVGRDRWSLSRDFRLLFGTSPHRYMTMRRLEVVKSCLMYGESLTQASLIAGFFDQSHMTRHFLKAFGLTPARWRMINKLSS
- a CDS encoding rhodanese-like domain-containing protein, which gives rise to MNAKLNTEAPQSFISDGSNTSFSTKDILSKAQQYAQAHELNFSGSLSPNDAWQLVQNGQAVLVDVRTNEERKFVGYIPESIHVAWATGTSFNRNPRFLKELESKVGKDKTILLLCRSGNRSALAAEAAFNAGFEHIYNVLEGFEGDLDDQQQRNQKNGWRIHQLPWQQD
- the epsC gene encoding serine O-acetyltransferase EpsC, giving the protein MNQGKLVTQWNINAVVQGLQQARHDWRQQQHRIKEFGGRELPSKEALKAILDDLCGILFPMRLGPADLRQETEDSYIAYTLNRVLTALHAQVQLALNYEAKRHLGHLSATQQPQELAQNIVQDFANTLPSIRRLLDGDVRAAYEGDPAAHSVDEVLLCYPGIFAIIHHRIAHQLYAQVPLLSRIISELAHSATGIDIHPGAQIGKGFFIDHGTGVVIGETSVIGERVRIYQAVTLGAKRFETTDDGALKKDYTRHPIVEDEVVIYAGATILGRITIGRGSIIGGNVWLTHSIAAGSQILQSPNESYQKNHIAG
- a CDS encoding family 2A encapsulin nanocompartment shell protein, translating into MAKNTDKAQLALGDHAARQLANATKTAPQLSTITPRWLTHLLQWLPVEAGIYRLNRVNNTDDIQVACTQRDEATLPQTFVDYDPQPREYFLNGVSTVLDVHTRVADLYSSPHDQIKEQLRLTIETIKERQESELINNPEYGLLASVTDDQRISTLNGPPTPDDLDDLLRKVWKEPGFFLAHPDAISAFGRECTRRGVPPPTVSLFGSQFITWRGIPLIPSNKIPVEDGKTKILLLRVGEKRQGIVGLFQPGLAGEQSPGLSVRFMGINRNAIASYLISLYCSLAVLTDDALAVLDDVEVDKYHDYPVNYK
- a CDS encoding family 2A encapsulin nanocompartment cargo protein cysteine desulfurase → MTTQLTTSNLQGSPTGSELAGAHPPSNFPDESTIARLANEFFSALPSSGSSASSSGLNLDLPVGTPPHPPQPGEPFSALSGRAPNIAFQKSLNPEYPEHIPNLPDYPERRIVASAPVVGGANLPRPPFEPHLPQAVHSEPNVPRIEPNLPTGAGESPYYFLNDFSVPNAAEPSVTGVEDNYSIAQSFQLPHGNQLKSLLIEDRFAADTPAKTPPSSGFYFLDLPQSGQSYSHYQPSQPTFVASSAQPLDVHAIRRDFPILQERVNGRPLVWFDNAATTQKPQRVIDRIAYFYQHENSNIHRAAHELAARATDAYEHARNVVARFIGAPSSKEIIFVRGTTEGINLIAKTWGEQNIGEGDEIIVSHLEHHANIVPWYQLTKKTGAKLRVIPVDDTGQIILEELPKLINERTKLLSITQVSNALGTVTPVAEVIKIAHAKGVRVLVDGAQSVSHIPTDVQALDADFFVFSGHKVFGPTGIGAVYAKPELLETMPVWEGGGNMIQDVTFEQVVYQPAPNKFEAGTGNIADAVGLGAALEYVESLGIHNIASYEHDLLEYGQNALSSVSGLRLIGTAHNKASVMSFTLQGYSTEQVGKALNQHGIAVRSGHHCAQPILRRFGVEQTVRPSLAFYNTTEEIDLLVSVLHQLTRNKRTV
- a CDS encoding LysE family translocator, with product MWQLYGHEFLTLALIHFLAVILPGPDFVVTVRQSVRYGYLIGCLTAIGIGVGISVHVFYTLVGIGFLIQQSEWLMSLIRTAGAAYLLYLGWQCLRSQPNSNIEINDQADTDTPSLFKAFTMGFLTNALNPKATIFFLAIFTTIVSVTTPMKVQIFYGVWMCLVNAIWFMVVSVMFAHPIVRKRFLEFGVYFERVMGLLLIGIALRLIWGLFV
- a CDS encoding alanyl-tRNA editing protein, yielding MTQALYLTGALAAEVEVLACNSCEDGRFAVHLSATPFHPQGGGQPSDTGKIAEVDVVHVAIEQGEIIHYCTQPVELGVAFAQVDEAVRHYHSRLHSAGHLLGHVMHLFGWQAVKAQHWPHDARVQFIALDTAQQLDAQMLEQHCLQYIQANLPANLQQHADGFREIGFGEFSAFPCGGTHVAALGDIGFIEIQSYQIKKGKLSVSYGVAKETE
- a CDS encoding LysR family transcriptional regulator, which encodes MSTNQSLVLLNEMATFVKVVESGSFSETARQLGTTPSAISRAIARLERALGTRLLYRTTRKLRLSESGQQVYQRCLDMVNAAQAVMESSGQFHVEPQGIIRLSVPKAVGHFMIHPHLPEFLERYPKIDIQMLLEDRYVDLIDDEVDLALRITEQPSGGLMGRKLIDIYHLICATPEYLEKHGIPTHPHDLKQHECIYLGEQISDSKWKFQQGNKSISVAVRGRYAANHTGVRLSAALQHLGVASLPYFVARHALQQQTLVQVLPDWDFKTYYSGGLWLLYPPTRHVPPKLSVFIQYLADKLAAEPTLFKFK